A segment of the Lolium perenne isolate Kyuss_39 chromosome 3, Kyuss_2.0, whole genome shotgun sequence genome:
AGAATCCACATCTTCTCGGGGAGATGGAAGGAGACGTTGTTCATGTATGCAACCAATATCGTCTCATCACTTCCTCCCCGCTTGCATGATGGCTTGTTCCCTTTGCAGATGCTGCCTTTTCCGAGAGAAATGTACAAATTCTCATCGATGTGACCTTGGGTCACCAGCCATGCCTGATAGGTTGCCATGGAAATAGAAGGACGTCAGCGTGTCGTGCTGGTCGGGCATCTCAGGCATGAGAGCCTCGTTTGTGCAGTTGCTACCCACATCGATAGGGGCGTTTTTGTACTGCACCACTCCTCTTGACATGAACACCGGAATCTGAGGATCTGGAGCTGGTGGCTGGTTAGCTAGGGCGACCATGTAGTAACGGCAAGGTGGTGCATCAGCAACCAGGAGGACGTCGATCATCTCGCCTGGCGCAACCGCGACAACATCGTCCGTGGTGTATGGCTTGACATAGTTTGCGTCGGCACCGACCACCGTGAACTTGTGGCCGGCAACTTTGAAGTAGTACTCAGAGAAGAGCACCGCGTTCACTAGCCGGAGCATGTAGGTCTTCCCTTGCTCCACGTTCAGAATGAAGTTGTCTTCTACAAACCCTGAAACGTAGACGTCATACGGTGTTTCTAATGATTGTTCAGAAGACTCGGTCAAGTACTATGAAGTTTAAGATCGCTAAGGAACATGTTTCATCGTGTGAACTATATACCTGACCCGTAGCTTTCCATTGATGGTAGCTCCAGCGGGATTGTCACTAAAGTGGCCACCTGTTGCGAAGTTCTTGTCCACTTTCATCAGATCTCTCTGCCACCATTCACCTGCAAGCAACATCAAAATAGAACAATAATATGAGTATCATGGTGAAAATAAGGAGATTTGTATCCTTGATGCAACCTATGATGACAGGAACGTCCATGTGAGGCTTCTGAAATGGGTAGGAGCCGGACTTCGGGCGAATGATGATGATGCCATGCAGGGTTGCCCGGAGGATGGAGACGTGAGCGTGCCACCAGAGGGTGCCCTCCTGCCTGGTCACGTTGAACTGGTAGGTGAAAGTCGTGTTTGGTTGGATTGGACACTGTGTTATCATATCGGCCACATCGGCCCAACAAGATAATGTCTGCTTGACACCATGCCTGCATTAATAATTACAGAAATACGTGTTTGGTTGGTGGTAACTAAAAAAACGGAAAATAGAATAAAATTATCCACATTATCACAATATAGTATATCGGCGCACTGCGACATGGCATCAGATTAGTCCATGTGAAACAAGAAATATATCCCATGGCACCGACAAGAAAGTGAAGCTTCATGCCGCACCCTCGTGAACCACGACCATCTCTTGGGGCCACCGGCATGGCTCCCGGTCTTCACCACACCATCCGGTGGGGGGTGGGGGGAGCTGCCGTGTGAGGAGACCACCCGGCTGCGACCATATCAATAGAAGGGATTTGACCGCCCCTGTCCTCTTCCGGCAGCGTTGCTGACAACCGATGAGCGGCTGGTGTGGAGGCTACGGTTTATACAATCCTAATATGTATCATACTTACTCGGTGCTAGTTATTCCCCTAATGATGTTGCAATTGTAAACTTTATTAGCAATTCGCACAAAACTATTGCACCAACAAGTTTTCTAACTTAAGTTGTCAAAGTCTTATTTGGGTCGTGTTGTGACATTGTGACACGAGAAAGCCTTTATGTGTCAACGACAATAGTACTTGAAAATGATTTCCCGAGAAGATTAAAGACAAAGATACAAGTGAAGATTTCATTTTATAAAGTACTTGGAAGATGATTCATTTTAGTAAAACATTAGGTTGATTTCGGGCCTACCATCTAAAACATGAGGTTGATCAATTGCTTGACTAATGTAAACTATAAATTTTGAATTTAAATTTTAAGAGCTAGTATTTCATAGTTAATATTTCGCATCATAATAAGTAACATATATTAAAATTTTATAAATGGATCTCTGTATTTTTTTGGGACGGCCCTGTCATGCCACTAATGGCTATATGTTGGAgacaacttctttgccgggcctcgtgtgTAGCCCccgcttacacgtgccatgccctgcgtgcgctataaagcgccgcgtgcgcgtgcaaccacacgtcgccgccgcctccgctcattcgtctccgggatgccgccgcgctaccgtgggtcgtccggtttccgtggcgtccgagcacgTCCGAATGGTAGGTTCTACATcgagatgcgtgccggtggcttccgcctcaccctcggcacgtacaacacgccggagctggcggcgcgcgcttacgacgcggacgcgtggcgatttcggcgcccacagcgcgacatgaacttcccggacgtcgaatcgctagaggaggcggagttcctcgcgccagcaccgtgcctcgtcgacgacgaggaccgtcgctgccaccgccaggtgcagcgccggatcaccatcgccgagcacgatgaggagttgatgcgccagtggagggcgcagttccccagcgacgtcgacaacaccgacgcgttcttcgctgacctcagggCACAGCGCAGGTTCGAtatgcgccaccgtcgggccgtcgccgagttcgagctcgacaacccgaatacaacttgggccgacaacgaccctcggtgggacgacatttggaccgagacaacctccaacGACGAGTAGACTAGACTAgtcgtttatctattttaattgtattttcaatgtTTTTTAGACTATGTCCAATCTTCTATGTTCTACAAAAATGTGTAACCTtttctgtcggtgggataaggacacatgtgtaacgcgggactaaagatgtcgctcaggttttatatgtgaaggacatgagtagaaatTCGAGGAAAAAGGAAAGATAAAAAAACGAGTACATCATGCGATAATCCAAAGGTCTGGGAGTACATCTTGGAatgttggagtgatttagtcatactcctgcctaggcctataatatgcatactcgtagtcttcgtaGTCACCtccattgtactggtagtcgtcgccttctaagttaccGCCGTCATTGTCGCTGCCGTCGCTGTcgccgtcgctgtcgtcgggcggtgctcgtggctcgaacctcgactggtactgagggtagcgcaggcgggggatatcgccggccatgatgtagtccatgacgctctgtagagtccgaccgccccaccatagccgacggctggCCTCATGGAAGTTCCCAGGTGGCaggccgtcctcctcatacctggcgagcgccctctcacatcgattgatgaagaaggcgtcccaagtctaCTGGttgtcgggatgccagcggggattcatccgctgctctggcgtgaggtcgaggtagtagtggttcgtgatggccgcccggcgcgcagtaccctgagggacgggagggaccggcacgcctccggcgcttaggctccagccgtcggggacgcggtagcccggtgggcaagggtagttcgaggcgcaaagctcctccaccagcTGGTAAgttagagtgggtacggtggaagccatgaaagagtgatgagagattgtagagatgtgataatgctggccaagccgggctactaatatatagtgagaaatggcgggaaaaaatgTGGGCagaaagacaggaggcgggaagacagaggcgggaagaaatggcgggaagaagaggaatccagagctggtcatctaacctttagtcccggctggtgggtgcaaccgggactaaaggtggtttttgtgtcatctaataaAACTGTCAGTGGGATAAGGACGTCTAGGTAAGCTTTAGTcctggctggtgggtgcaaccgggactaaagctgtcggcaggataaggacgcgtgggtggacgcactgctcgatgagataaagcatgtagcgcacgacgccctgtcggaggaacaagacaaagtagaagcggcgccgtgcctataaaaggagcatcgatacgccttggcaagcagaccaacaagccaacctagcaggtagggagagtttcatccccatggatggaggaaagggttggaaaatctcccgtggcgcagcttctcgaagatgtcgttggtgcacacgccctacggcatcttcggaagttgcgcctcgAGAAAATTTTGCTGCAAGCCCatcaaagactccatctcctctaatatCTTACATAAAGTTACATGATTACAAAAAAACCAGTAGCTCAGGGTACAAGAggagggttctcattattacataaatgtagagattgtcttgggagctattaagaatacattattacataaatgtagagattgtcttgggtttTCTTctgcgccgtagccatggagaatcttcatcatttagcaagatgcttggatcaattttcaccgtgaagggcggaatttctttaaacttattataatcttctgacatgtctgtcttgtcatccactcccacgttgTTTCTTTTCCCGAAAGAACTAtgcggcgctttggctcctcgattgatgtattcttttgttgatttctttttgtctctttgctagacatgtccttcacgtagaaaacttgagccacctcgttggctaggacgaatggctcgtccatgtacgcaagattgttgagatccactgttgtcataccgtacttatcctctacctgtacaccgctgagcttcacccatttgcaccgaaacaaagggaccttaaaagtaggTCCATAGtctagttcccatatctcctctatgtacccataatatgtggtggtctgcccattcttgtcttttgcatcgaagcggacaacaCTATTTTTGTTAgttctctttttatcttgggcgatcgtgtaaaatgtattcccatttatctcgtacccttggaatgtacatatgtttgaagatggtaacctggccaacaagtacagctgctctacGACAGTGGTGTCActcatgagatgtctttgcaaccaattgccgaaggtattcatgtgttgacgtgtaatcaaggactcgggctggcccgggtttatttctcgtacaaCATTCTTGTgtatctcgatgtacggagccaccaagctggaattgtataaaactgtgtagtgtgcttgattgaaagaaagcttgtccctgcacaccgttgctttccttcctagtgtgccttttccagtcagcctcccctcataccgagatttaggaacaccaatcggcttaaggtcaggaagaaagtcaacacaaaactcaatgacctcctttgTTCCGTAGCCCTTGGAGatacttccttctggcctagcgtggttatgaacatatttctttaagactcccacgaacctctcgaaggggaacatattgtgtagaaatacaggaccgagaattctaatctcttcaactaggtgaacgaggaggtgcgtcataatattgaagaaggatggtgggaacaacaactcgaagctgacaagacattcgaccacatcaacCTGTAgccctgacaaagtttctggatccattaccttctgagaaattgcattgaggaatgcacatatcttcacaatggctagtcgaacattttctggtagaagtcccctcaatgcaaccggaagcaattgtgtcataagcacgtggcagtcatgagactttaggttctggaattttttctccttcagatttactattccctttatattcgacgagaaactagacggaaccttgatactgaatagggcttcaaaaaagatttccttctcttctttggtaagaacgTAGCTTGCAGGCCcttcaaactgccctggatgatttccGTCTCGTCCTTTATGATGTTGCTGGTCCTCtcgtgcttctgttgtatcttttgtcttctcaTACAAGCCCAGGAaatctagaatattcacacaaagattcttgttcaggtgcatcacgtcgattgcagagcggacttccaagactttccaatattctagctcccaaaaaatagatttcttcttccacatgggcgcgtgtccttcAGTGTCTTTCGGAATAGGttgactgcctggaccctttccaaagataacatttaaatctttgaccatgtcaaatacatcagcaccactacgggagacaggcttcggacgggtttctgcctcgccattgaaatgctttccttttttccttaaggcatgCCTGCGCGGAAGAAAACGGAgattgtacgggtacacatttttcctactttttccaaaatatttactttcagtctcatctaaacagtgtgtgcatgcattgtattccTTGTTCGTctatcctgaaatgttactaagagcaggccaatcattgatggttacgaatagcatcgctcgtaggtcaaattcttgctcggtgtgctcatcccacacacataCACCTTGTTcgacccacaactccaaaagttcatcaactaatggccttaggtacacatcaatgtcgttgccgggttgctttgggccttggataagcactgacatcataatgaacttccgcttcatgcacaaccaaggaggaaggttgtagatacatagattcacgggccaggtgctgtgactgcagctctgctccccaaaaggattcatgccatctgtacttagaccaaaccataagttccatgcctcacctgcaaaatccgggaactctctctcgatgtttctccactgccgaccatcagcgaggtgcctcaacatcgcgtctttcttacgttcttccatgtgccatcgcaacaacttggcatgctctttgtttctgaacaaacgtttcaaccgtggtattatgggagcataccacatcaccttcgcaagaaccctcttcctgggtggctcgccctcaacatcacctgggtcatctcttctgatcttataccgcaatgcaccgcatatcgggcATTTGTTCaagttctcgtacttctcaccgcggtagaggataaagttattaatgcatgcatgtatcttctgcacatctaatcctagagggtagagaagcttctttgcttcatacgtactggcgggcaattcgttctttcttggaagcagcttctttaatattatcagcaATTTTTCAAATCTCGAGTTAGTCACaccagcctctgccttccatttcagcaattccaatatgctacccagctttctctgcccatcttcacaacctgggtacaacaatttttggtggtcctctaacatcttgtcgaactgcaacctctccttatctgtgccacagtctctccttgcatcagaaatggcccgacgaagatcatcatcaccaggatcatctggtgcccgttcttcacctccttcttcttcattgtcttccattgcggtatcatcgtattcaaagaacatagatcggtactggtcatcattatcttcttcttcatcatcgtcttccatcataaccccttcttctccgtgcttggtccaaacattatagccggACATGAATCcttaccgaagcaggtggctctgaatgtctcttgagcaagagtaatccttctcattcttacatttcagacatggacaacaaataaaaccttgctttgacttgttggcctcggccacaagcgggaaagatttcacgccctctctgaaagcgggatcacatcggttaccgtacatccatggatgactcatctgcaccataagtacaattatgtatcagatgcaatcatcatgctaaaattagtattgtgcggactatgtatacgagaaaatagttgctagccttttaggatcaaaaagaggagaaatcttatcaaataaaatcaagtggcatcctcACAAatgtttcatcaaacacctcttgtgcacatgaagaaaaaaagagctagcataaacctccacctttcaccaccaaggaaaaaaatgtaggAAGGTGGGGGGGGGGGCTGGCTGTGTATATATAGGCCAGGACCATTTTGCCGCGGGCCGtaccacgacccgcgacaaatggggtgCCAGCAGGCCGCAGACAGcctcagaccccttttgtcgcgggtcgtggtcCTAACGGACCACGATAAAAGGCTCCGTGCTCTCCAGctagtttcggggcgacgtggctaggacaaaaggcctgaacgaaagccctgttttctaCTAATGTACCTCACGACAGAGGAAAACTATGTACACCCACGTGCCAAAAGACCGCTCCAACGAAATTACCGTCGTTAGAATATGACTAAGACACTACTGTAACAACCGTCAAAAAGTAAATCGTTTACCAGCCGTAGCAATTCTCATCTGTGTTGCCTCCGGTGTCTCCCCGCAGCCTGCAAGAGAGATGTGGTCAATTTGCCTGACTTTTCCTTGACTCTGCACCATGTCAACAATGGGTACAACTTAGGGGCAGCAAAAGCATTGGTCCTTTTCTGCACAAGCAACAACTAGTCGCACGACAACAGAGCTGACTTGGCCTTGACCACGATGAAAGACCATTTCATTGCATTATGTTACTTTCTTTGAGATGGGGTGTGCCCGGTCTCTGCAGTCGATATATATAACCCTTTATTAAACAGTGTTATTTTTATAGGTTATCTGTGTGGTTACACACTAGATCCACGAATGATCATACCTACTACCGGAGGCTCAGCGTGCGCATATGGATTATGGATCCAGCTGTCTGGATACGGTTGCTCGGGATATCTACAACAAGGGTGGCTGGCAGCCTATTGAGAGATTGCAACTAGCATAAgtgtctttttctttttattttccacTGGTTAACTTTTATATACACCTTATGTGTTTCATGAGTTGTATAACTTCTGAATTTTAAACTATGCAATTAAATAGCTGAGTGCATCAATTGGTGCAAGGCTGGGACGATGCTcccatttttttaaaaaaattaaacagTGCGTTAGAGATTCAACGTCTAGAATTAAGGATAAAAAGGATCGATACAAATATCAACAATAAAAAAAATAGCTAAGAAGGGACAAAACATCTTCCAGTAGTTTATTAAGGGAGAGTGAATATAGTGAACTTGGGGACATTTGCTCCGGTCCCAATGTGACGCCCCAGaatcggtaccatgaggatccgagcgaacccgccgaaatccgcacgatatcgattcagagaggcCCTTCGACACGATGTGCACGATGAATCATACACGTGATGCTAGAGGAATtaccacgagcggtaacattacaacaggattacaatagagcccacaagaaacatatattacaacaacgactcaacgagtcaagatacaaatatagaacaaaaagatccaaatcatacagaagatcaaatacgtccgagtacggacaagatacaaattggactaagagtcctgaagataaccagtggcatcCATAACACTGTCTAGGCCAAGCAGGAGGGTAACCTTACTAGCGTCGTTCTTCATCGCACCGATCTTCATACTTACCCGGTTATGCCCCAAAGCAGCaaaaagtacgggttcgtacttaacaagacttcaagacgtataagcattcgtcaactagtcgtcctttgtacttgaggcacgtagGGGActcagaggacgcaagaggacgtcataggaaatatggtggggttaagcggtagCGCACaatcactaaaaacctatagagacactctctaCTTGCAGGTGCTAGAATAGATATGAGAGCGCATAACTAACAGTTTTATACTCTGTAAACATAACCCGGCTGATGTGTTCCCCCCTTCgcaaaggaagtacttacaaaggcactcacacagttgacaagttttaactagttattatttaagttgttctatattactatgcaagttattagtattggaacatcaggtgtaagttgtctatggtcgagtcatacagctccaagtcatccataaccgcggacacagcttttcaaaaagatttaaccctggaggggtgcccaaatgttcccacacgcacgatcaatccAACCTGGCGAGGGTAAGATATCACGACACACACTCttcttcactacaacaatgttcaggaagccacctaactaagttaaaccctaatcagAGTCCGGCCGACTCTCCGAGACGAACTCAGCTATTGCGTCAGCGTACTAGGTGATTAGTGCCCAGCGGGAtgaccacttcgcagcggcttcgcaacctacgagcgtgcaagatacaacggggatacaaggcacacaggccttccccaaaagtaacatcatatcatctgaccacaaagaaatagAGCTTGCACGCCTGGGGGAAAACAAAACGttcaaactaattgtggccactggacaaggcTGTAGATTCCGACAGTGgtagaggggagacccggtaagcatacccacgtgtggttagagcgctcagtcttggAATAGATAACAATAACTCGGGGTCCTAGGTTATttaagaaacacaagtgagccatcataaaacaaaacagctgacccaccgatgcctccgactAACAATTATTAACAACTAAGTAACCATGATACCTTCCACTGATATATCCTTAAACCATGTGTCATTATtctccaacagataacccgataacgaTAACGATAACGGTAACAAGATATAACCGATGCTAAGcatgcctacgactcgcaaggcaaacccgataaccaaacagtagttgtaggagggtggtggaggcaatatgggctgcttgaggtaacatgtggataggacacgtgacaagaacgcaactcaaggctagcatgAGAGAGAAGGTAAAATAAAATAGGTAAGAGACTTCTGCAGAGGTAGAGACAGAAGtgtggaaatgcttgcctgttaaaggttgtcgaggaactgccggataacttgtcgtatctcacagcaccacttcgtgatcctatccgggaagaaggaaatgctggaacacacaacatatgcaagtcttactactacggataaagaagattcagcattatcaagatgatatgcatgacatggcaacgatGATGCAATGCAACTTATCTGAATTAAGCGGAGTCAGAACCCCGGACAAGCAAATtagggttggagttgcatttctaccgaaaAATTTAAATGTTACTTAGCATGGCACAACAAGGCAGGGGTTGTCTAGTTcgaagttaaatggaaccgggacaacctTTATACAaaatcccacatattccatatgttacatattaggtgataatgcaaactaGCACGAAATTATATGACGCATAATGCAACatcaagcatggatggcatattcatgttactCTCCTTTTTCTGAACAATTTTCATACATAACACTTTTTATTTTGAattaccaattaaaagttattaacataTTAGGTTTTTGTtatttaaaatagataaacatgtTTTATTTAATTGGAAAGGACCCGAAAACAAGATCTACCCAGGGGAGGTACCCTGGGTTGTTTTGAAAGAGATACAGGGGGTTTTCTTGAAAGGTGTTAGATCCCAAGACTGCGGGTCAAGGAAAAATGTAACTGCAGGGGCTAGAGTGCAAATAAAACTGGATCTGGATCGTGCGGGGATTTCTCACCAAGGTGGATGCTAGACGCGGtcactgacgtgtggggcccAGATGCCACGTAGGATGCCAGCGTGGCAAACCTTAAAGGAGGTCAACTGCGGCCGCCGGAGTCAAATCGGGGAGGGCGCGCGATACATGCCGAACCAGGATGCGTCGTTTGTTGCGTTAGGCGCGTCTCGTCGCCGCGAATCAAAAGAGGTTGGTGCGCCATCTTCGAGGTCATCAGAACCATGCCGGCGGCGAGGTCCTGCGGCGGGGATGTCCGGTCAGCGACGTCATGCTAGCAGAATATGAGAACGGGAAGGGGAGGAGTTCTAGGAGGTGCACCAGCTCACCTTCATTCCGTAGGTGTGCTCATAATGGCCGGGAGAGGACGGAGGTCGCCGTAGTCATCAAAATTTTCCAGCGACTGGAGTTAGAGAGGGAGGCCGTGCCGTCGATATGATCAGCCCCCCACTCGACTGAGACCACGGGATGTACAAGGACGACGAAGAGGTTCTGGAGCTGGCCTCAGAATGGACAGGGGTGGTCCGAGGAGGCTGGGCGTCGGCGAGGTGGCGCGGTGGTTTTTATTTGTCAGTTCACAGAGAAGAAAAGAGAGGAAGTAGTGGCGGCGCAAGGGAGGAGGAgatggctagggtttggagaaGTTCTGGAGTGGGATTTAAAACGGGGGAAGGGAGCAGGTGGGCTGCGGCGTGGCTGAGTGTGACGTCGACGGTAAAGGTAGCACGCCTCCTGCATGCTTGCCTGGAGAAGACAATAGGAAGAGAAAGAAAGGGGTCGAAGGGGTATGGCTAGGTGGGCTGGGCCGGGAAAAGAGACGGGCCCGAGAGAGGAGGAGAAGGCCGGATCGTGCTGGGCTGATTTTCTGCGTTTTGGGCTGCTCCGGGAAGGAAAGGGAAAAGGCTAGGAAGCTGGAGCCCAGGGTCAGGAAGATTAGAGGGTTTTTTTActatttttattttgaatttgaaaactgatttgaaacatttgaaaaacagatcagaacaagttcaactttattttgaaatttgaaaacattgaaataattttattttttataAAGTTTTGGTGTAAGGGTTTtgtaaaaagaagaagaagaggaggtttattaaaccatatgagaaggaaataaaattactagggtttataaaataCTTTTATTTATAaaatcatggatgatatgatgcatgatgtcatgatgatgcctAATAGAAAAAGAACAAGCAAAATCTAATACGGGtattaccctgggccgttacaatcgacaccactaacaaggaacctcgccccgaggttccacctcaaggtacgggCGAGAGatgtgaactatcggatcttctggtggcatgtcgatctcctcgacaccactaacaagagttgttgctccatgctgatcggtcgacaccactaacaagaagtcgttgttccgctgttgatgatgcgctttcatcgggatcctccgaagatcgaaCTTATTAGGTTAAGGCTAAGCTCGTCCAACCAACATGGATACCTATGACTTAGagaactcagataagagagaagactcaaaactcgcatagaTAAGGGGAGAAAAGAATAGAGGTAAGGAATAAAATGCATAGCTAATacgatctatccaacgaattttagaaaataggttTTGAAACTAGTCACAACAtccgttggcaaggttaaccTACATGCAAAGCGGACCAGTGGGGTATCgacaacctaggctctgatactaaCTTGTGACGcctggaaccggtaccatgaggatcccagtgaacccgccgaaatccgcacgatatcgattcaaagATGCCCTCCGACATGACGTGCACGataaatcacacacgtgatgct
Coding sequences within it:
- the LOC127339202 gene encoding LOW QUALITY PROTEIN: putative laccase-19 (The sequence of the model RefSeq protein was modified relative to this genomic sequence to represent the inferred CDS: inserted 3 bases in 2 codons), encoding MGRGGVLARPVSCLGASWHDLGVVGTSGHVGFRPMPCLSSAREGTSVLRRMRHGVKQTLSCWADVADMITQCPIQPNTTFTYQFNVTRQEGTLWWHAHVSILRATLHGIIIIRPKSGSYPFQKPHMDVPVIIGEWWQRDLMKVDKNFATGGHFSDNPAGATINGKLRYLTESSEQSLETPYDVYVSGFVEDNFILNVEQGKTYMLRLVNAVLFSEYYFKVAGHKFTVVGADANYVKPYTTDDVVAVAPGEMIDVLLVADAPPCRYYMVALANQPPAPDPQIPVFMSRGVVQYKNAPIDVGSNCTNEALMPEMPDQHDTLTSFYFHGNLSGMAGDPRXHIDENLYISLGKGSICKGNKPSCKRGGSDETILVAYMNNVSFHLPEKMWILEARQHAKANGAFMGVQDLPSRPPRSFNFTDPALIPVGHDASGKLEELEATSKATTMWRFAHNAVVEVVFQSTATMQSDSNPMHLHGHDFFVLAQGHGNYNPARDVSGYNLVNPXKVPRLGWAAIRFVADNPRAWFLHCQFEFHIAMGMATVFEVANGPTVDETLPPPPSDFPKCTNMKE